Proteins encoded by one window of Roseibium sp. Sym1:
- a CDS encoding FAD-binding oxidoreductase, with protein sequence MPELATTTDNTQTVDGKSGIAAVISQLKDRFANRCSTSAALREQHGHTTTWLKNQPPEAVVFAESTEDVADAVKICAHAGVPVIAFGAGSSLEGHVNAPFGGVSIDLSRMNAVLEVNAADLDCRVQAGVTRKQLNSYIRDTGLFFPIDPGADASLGGMAATRASGTNAVRYGTMKDAVLGLTVVTADGRIIKTGGRAKKSSAGYDLTRLFVGSEGTLGVITELTLRLHGQPEAISGGICPFPDVASACNAVSTTIQMGLPVARIELLDEVQIRGCNIYSKLGLAETPTLFLEFHGSEASVREQSEMFSSIAEEFGGGPFEWATAAEDRTRLWTARHDAYWAGKALKPDADIMVTDVCVPISRLADCVAETAEDIRAEGFLAPIVGHVGDGNFHVQVLVNLDDPEEKHRTEKFVERLSLRAIDMGGTCTGEHGVGQGKQKYMAREHGEALEVMRAVKQALDPHNIMNPGKILPQS encoded by the coding sequence ATGCCGGAATTGGCGACGACGACGGACAACACCCAAACCGTTGATGGAAAAAGCGGGATTGCCGCCGTTATCTCCCAGCTGAAGGACAGGTTCGCCAACCGCTGCTCCACGTCCGCGGCGCTGCGCGAACAGCACGGGCACACCACCACCTGGCTGAAGAACCAGCCGCCCGAAGCGGTCGTTTTTGCCGAATCGACCGAGGATGTGGCGGATGCCGTGAAGATCTGCGCGCATGCCGGGGTGCCTGTCATCGCCTTCGGTGCCGGCTCCTCCCTGGAAGGCCATGTCAACGCGCCGTTCGGGGGCGTGTCGATTGACCTGTCTCGGATGAATGCGGTTCTTGAGGTGAATGCGGCCGACCTCGATTGCCGGGTTCAGGCCGGCGTCACGCGCAAGCAGTTGAACAGTTACATCCGCGACACGGGCCTGTTCTTTCCCATCGATCCCGGCGCCGACGCGTCGCTGGGCGGCATGGCCGCGACCCGAGCCTCCGGCACCAACGCGGTGCGCTACGGCACCATGAAGGACGCGGTGCTCGGACTGACCGTGGTGACCGCGGACGGACGCATCATCAAGACAGGAGGGCGCGCGAAAAAGTCGTCGGCCGGCTACGACCTCACCCGCCTCTTTGTCGGGTCCGAGGGGACACTCGGCGTGATCACGGAACTCACCCTGCGCCTGCATGGCCAGCCGGAAGCGATCTCCGGCGGGATCTGCCCGTTCCCGGATGTCGCCTCGGCCTGCAACGCGGTCAGCACCACCATCCAGATGGGGCTGCCGGTGGCCCGTATCGAGCTTCTCGACGAGGTTCAGATCCGCGGTTGCAACATCTATTCGAAGCTCGGCCTGGCGGAGACGCCGACCCTGTTTCTCGAGTTCCATGGTTCCGAAGCCAGTGTGCGCGAGCAGTCGGAGATGTTTTCCTCGATTGCCGAGGAGTTCGGCGGCGGTCCGTTCGAATGGGCAACGGCCGCGGAGGACCGGACCCGTCTTTGGACGGCGCGTCACGACGCCTACTGGGCCGGCAAGGCACTCAAACCGGACGCCGATATCATGGTCACGGATGTGTGCGTACCGATCTCGCGCCTGGCGGATTGTGTTGCCGAAACCGCCGAGGATATTCGCGCGGAGGGGTTCCTGGCTCCCATCGTCGGACATGTCGGCGACGGCAATTTTCACGTCCAGGTCCTGGTGAATCTGGACGATCCGGAGGAAAAGCACCGGACCGAGAAATTTGTCGAACGCCTGTCGCTCCGGGCCATCGACATGGGCGGCACCTGCACAGGCGAACATGGCGTCGGGCAGGGAAAACAGAAATACATGGCGCGTGAACACGGCGAGGCACTGGAGGTCATGCGGGCGGTCAAGCAGGCCCTGGATCCCCACAATATTATGAATCCCGGCAAGATCCTGCCGCAGTCGTGA
- a CDS encoding chloride channel protein: MRKILQTAAQLPSILVSWITPNVRQYRSSRLHVVWGLSIFVGALVALAAIAFRTAIGLVQWPWLQTTTERTWQAAAEQPWWVILLAPAVGGLLVGWILHKFHPQQRAGGVADVIEARAYGGRGLPLKSGLWSALVTTLSLGSGASAGREGPVVHLGATLGTAVCSYFHLPDSARRILLGCAVASGVSASFNAPIAGVLFAHEVILGHYAVSAFVPIVLASVMGTLLSRLWFGDVAAFEIPQYEITSYLEIPAFALLGLTCAAVAILFQFALIGTDWTARNITMPLWLRPVIGGLAVGALGIFFPGILGVGYEATDLALKHSLPITTLLTLLVVKTAATAITLASRFGGGIFSPSLYIGAMTGGAFGLIAASVFPEMASSHGLYAILGMGAVAAAVLGAPFSTTVIVFELTGGYALSIALLLAVSIATGLTQAVHGKSYFHWQLGMRGCFVNEGVHQFLSETVKVRDFMDPPPDAEEDRAFNPGEDGPYLHDTDTLESALKSFDSCGRAALPVVAKGDASRIIGIARHVRGLRYFNAALINATKEEHH, encoded by the coding sequence ATGCGCAAGATACTGCAAACAGCCGCACAGCTTCCCTCCATCCTCGTCAGCTGGATCACACCGAATGTGCGCCAATACCGCTCGAGCCGGCTGCATGTCGTCTGGGGGCTGTCCATCTTTGTCGGGGCGCTGGTTGCCCTGGCCGCCATTGCTTTCCGCACGGCGATCGGCCTTGTCCAGTGGCCCTGGCTGCAAACGACGACGGAACGCACCTGGCAGGCGGCCGCCGAACAGCCCTGGTGGGTGATTCTGCTGGCGCCGGCTGTCGGCGGACTGCTGGTCGGCTGGATCCTGCACAAGTTCCACCCCCAGCAGCGCGCCGGCGGTGTCGCCGACGTCATCGAGGCAAGGGCCTATGGCGGGCGCGGCCTGCCGCTGAAGTCCGGCCTTTGGTCGGCCCTCGTGACCACCCTGTCGCTCGGAAGCGGCGCGAGCGCCGGTCGCGAAGGGCCCGTCGTGCATCTCGGCGCGACGCTCGGAACCGCGGTCTGCAGCTATTTCCACCTGCCCGATTCCGCCCGGCGCATCCTGCTTGGCTGTGCGGTCGCCAGTGGCGTCTCGGCCTCGTTCAACGCCCCCATCGCGGGTGTGCTGTTCGCCCATGAAGTGATCCTCGGCCACTATGCCGTCTCGGCCTTCGTGCCGATCGTTCTGGCCTCGGTGATGGGAACACTTCTCTCGCGGCTCTGGTTCGGCGATGTCGCCGCCTTCGAGATCCCGCAATACGAGATCACATCCTATCTGGAGATCCCAGCCTTTGCCTTGCTGGGACTGACCTGCGCGGCGGTTGCCATCCTGTTTCAGTTTGCCCTGATCGGCACGGACTGGACCGCCCGCAACATCACCATGCCGCTCTGGCTGAGGCCGGTGATCGGCGGCCTGGCGGTCGGAGCGCTTGGTATCTTCTTTCCCGGCATTCTGGGCGTGGGCTATGAGGCAACGGACCTTGCCCTGAAACATTCCCTGCCGATCACTACCCTGCTGACGCTTCTCGTCGTCAAGACGGCGGCCACCGCGATCACGCTCGCCTCGCGTTTCGGCGGCGGCATCTTTTCCCCGTCGCTCTACATCGGCGCCATGACGGGAGGCGCGTTCGGACTGATCGCCGCATCCGTCTTTCCGGAAATGGCTTCCAGCCACGGCCTCTACGCCATCCTGGGCATGGGCGCCGTTGCGGCCGCCGTCCTGGGCGCGCCGTTTTCGACAACCGTGATCGTGTTCGAGCTGACCGGTGGCTATGCCCTGTCCATCGCCCTTCTCCTGGCCGTGTCGATTGCGACGGGCCTCACGCAGGCGGTCCACGGAAAATCATATTTCCACTGGCAGCTCGGCATGCGGGGCTGTTTCGTCAATGAAGGGGTTCACCAGTTCCTGAGCGAAACCGTGAAAGTGCGCGACTTCATGGATCCGCCGCCGGACGCCGAGGAAGACCGTGCTTTCAATCCGGGCGAGGACGGCCCCTATCTGCATGACACGGACACGCTGGAAAGCGCGCTGAAAAGCTTTGACAGTTGCGGCAGGGCGGCCCTTCCCGTGGTCGCCAAGGGCGACGCAAGCCGGATCATCGGGATAGCCCGCCACGTCCGCGGGCTGCGGTACTTCAATGCCGCCCTGATCAACGCGACCAAGGAAGAACATCACTAG
- a CDS encoding thioesterase family protein, giving the protein MTETWKPEPVESSLMTVRSDWIDYNGHLNMAYYNVLFDTAVDEVFNRLGLGPDYVKTRGASYFSAEVHVCYVRELSEGMPVIATLQLIDFDGKRAHFYQELRHAEERWLSATSEQMSLHVDMNARKVAPWPEDILANLTALGKAHAGLPRPERAGRHIEIRKKG; this is encoded by the coding sequence ATGACAGAGACCTGGAAGCCGGAACCCGTCGAAAGCAGCCTGATGACGGTCAGGTCGGACTGGATTGACTATAACGGCCACCTGAACATGGCCTACTACAATGTGCTCTTCGACACGGCTGTCGATGAGGTTTTCAACCGTCTGGGACTCGGTCCGGACTATGTCAAAACCCGTGGGGCCTCGTATTTCAGCGCCGAGGTCCATGTCTGCTACGTGCGTGAACTGAGCGAAGGCATGCCGGTGATCGCGACGCTGCAACTCATCGATTTCGACGGCAAACGGGCCCATTTCTACCAGGAACTGCGCCACGCGGAAGAGCGGTGGCTGTCGGCGACCTCAGAGCAGATGAGCCTTCACGTCGACATGAACGCCCGCAAGGTGGCGCCCTGGCCCGAAGACATCCTGGCGAACCTGACAGCGCTCGGGAAAGCCCATGCAGGCCTGCCCCGTCCGGAACGCGCTGGCCGGCATATCGAAATCCGGAAAAAGGGCTGA